Proteins encoded in a region of the Malaciobacter mytili LMG 24559 genome:
- a CDS encoding MOSC domain-containing protein has translation MQIAKVLFIKVGKVTVTLLEDSKRKELVSGIKKYPINKAFLTKTGFISDEQADLKHHGGENKALFMFSKKTYEKINQECNTKFKIDEVSYFGENIIFSHISEEDICIGDIYSLGEATIQITQPRQPCWKLSANTQQKQMTKFIFNSGLTGWYAKVLKEGEIKKDDSLILIERKEPKLNILILNKLILNPNLDENLTLKAINSQFLGKPFLESLKKRYLLKEEDKQFEIYHN, from the coding sequence ATGCAAATTGCAAAAGTTTTATTTATTAAAGTAGGAAAGGTTACAGTTACTTTACTTGAAGATTCAAAAAGAAAAGAGTTAGTTTCTGGAATAAAAAAGTATCCCATTAATAAAGCTTTTTTAACTAAAACAGGTTTTATTAGTGATGAACAAGCTGATTTAAAACATCATGGTGGAGAAAATAAAGCTTTATTTATGTTTTCTAAAAAAACATATGAAAAAATAAATCAAGAGTGTAATACAAAGTTTAAGATTGATGAAGTCTCATATTTTGGAGAAAATATTATATTTTCACATATTAGTGAAGAAGATATTTGTATAGGAGATATTTACTCTTTAGGAGAGGCTACTATTCAAATCACTCAACCAAGGCAACCTTGTTGGAAATTAAGTGCAAATACTCAACAAAAACAAATGACAAAGTTTATTTTTAATAGTGGATTAACAGGTTGGTATGCAAAAGTTTTAAAAGAGGGCGAAATAAAAAAAGATGATAGTTTAATTTTAATAGAAAGAAAAGAACCAAAACTTAATATTTTGATTTTAAATAAACTAATATTAAATCCAAATTTAGATGAAAATTTAACCTTAAAAGCAATAAATAGTCAATTTTTAGGAAAACCTTTTTTAGAATCTTTAAAAAAAAGATATTTACTAAAAGAAGAAGATAAACAATTTGAAATATATCATAATTAG
- a CDS encoding DMT family transporter produces MNKEENKTKYFIGMLLAMIFWGIAWTSGKVTISHSNAQVAAFWRYAISFITILPVVWYMKISFKTDKLGLVYMIFAGLLSAIFNYLFFVGLSYGQAGYGGTMVTSIVPILTYLFSILLLGTKVSTRQVVALSIGVFGALILLRVPMEGLAFLNINSSYFLICAFVWAIVTVLAQKASTRANPMLYTLVVFAITAFTNMIFALPYHPFDIRSFDNVFWWNIVFIGLFSGTFSMTLFFISASKIGAHQAGIFMFIVPVGAIVSSWIVYDEKVVLSTIIGCFLSLVSVLLFNTKRKLRKIRISN; encoded by the coding sequence GTGAATAAAGAAGAGAATAAAACAAAATATTTTATTGGTATGTTACTTGCCATGATATTTTGGGGTATTGCTTGGACTTCTGGAAAAGTTACAATTTCTCATTCAAATGCGCAAGTTGCAGCTTTTTGGAGATATGCCATCTCTTTTATTACTATACTTCCTGTTGTTTGGTATATGAAAATCTCATTTAAAACAGATAAATTAGGTTTAGTTTATATGATTTTTGCAGGACTTTTAAGTGCTATTTTTAATTATTTGTTTTTTGTGGGACTCTCTTATGGTCAAGCGGGGTATGGCGGTACTATGGTAACTTCAATAGTACCAATTTTAACTTATTTATTCTCAATTTTATTATTGGGAACAAAGGTTTCAACAAGGCAAGTTGTTGCTTTAAGTATTGGTGTGTTTGGTGCTTTAATTCTTTTACGAGTACCTATGGAAGGATTGGCTTTTTTAAATATAAATAGTTCATATTTTTTAATTTGTGCTTTTGTTTGGGCAATTGTAACAGTTTTAGCACAAAAAGCCTCTACTAGGGCTAATCCTATGCTATATACTTTAGTAGTTTTTGCAATAACTGCCTTTACAAATATGATATTTGCACTACCTTATCATCCTTTTGATATTAGAAGTTTTGATAATGTGTTTTGGTGGAATATAGTATTTATTGGTCTATTCTCTGGAACTTTTAGCATGACTTTATTTTTTATTTCTGCTAGTAAAATTGGAGCACATCAAGCAGGTATTTTTATGTTTATTGTTCCTGTTGGCGCTATAGTTTCAAGTTGGATAGTTTATGATGAAAAAGTTGTATTATCTACAATAATAGGATGTTTTTTATCACTTGTTTCAGTTCTTTTATTTAACACTAAAAGAAAATTAAGAAAAATTAGAATTTCAAATTAG
- a CDS encoding thioredoxin fold domain-containing protein: MLNIIKKSFLVFLFIGSLFAQEAKEVSKEELSTISKLELIQKANIQVKKAFDYGSIYILATVIQGTPQELFLTKDKKVLLAGNAMNANTGEPFTIPADLSKVVGKEALIYGSGKDEYILFTDPECPYCKQFESYFPQIEKNVKIRVFFYPLSFHENAKDLSLYYMSKKTNEEKINAMLNVTATSKEFIQRKIDEKTLANLEQSLEEQMVIAEELNVRGTPTLYNIKGKKVSWVELLYKNGIKVK, translated from the coding sequence ATGTTAAATATAATAAAAAAGAGTTTTTTAGTTTTTCTTTTTATTGGTTCTTTATTTGCCCAAGAAGCTAAAGAAGTATCAAAAGAAGAATTATCTACTATTAGTAAACTTGAACTTATTCAAAAAGCTAATATTCAAGTTAAAAAAGCTTTTGATTATGGAAGTATCTATATTCTTGCAACTGTTATACAAGGTACACCACAAGAACTTTTTTTAACAAAAGATAAAAAAGTTCTATTAGCAGGAAATGCAATGAATGCTAATACAGGAGAACCTTTTACTATTCCAGCTGATTTATCAAAAGTTGTAGGAAAGGAAGCTTTAATTTATGGAAGTGGGAAAGATGAATATATTCTATTTACAGATCCTGAATGCCCATACTGCAAACAATTTGAGTCATATTTTCCTCAAATAGAAAAAAATGTAAAAATAAGAGTATTTTTTTACCCTTTATCTTTCCATGAAAATGCAAAAGATTTATCTTTATACTATATGAGTAAAAAAACTAATGAAGAAAAAATTAATGCAATGTTAAATGTAACTGCAACTTCTAAAGAATTTATTCAAAGAAAAATTGATGAGAAAACTTTAGCTAATTTAGAGCAAAGTTTAGAAGAACAAATGGTAATTGCAGAAGAATTAAATGTAAGAGGTACTCCAACTTTATATAATATTAAAGGTAAAAAAGTATCTTGGGTTGAACTTCTATATAAAAATGGAATTAAAGTAAAATAA
- a CDS encoding pyridoxamine 5'-phosphate oxidase family protein has product MRRKEFNIEDKQIILKILSSCEYGVLSLISENKPYSVALNFVYFQDKLYFHGAKEGRKVEAIRDNNKASFLVVKPYSLIPSYFSNTIAACPATQFFSSVFFEGEIKQIENKNKKAEVLNALMEKLQSEGGYEPIAYEKAMYKKMIEKTAVFEFTVLNLSCKVKVGQNLNNMQKNNMLEKLSNRNTQIDKQTIKVIKEFNKD; this is encoded by the coding sequence ATGAGAAGAAAAGAGTTTAATATAGAAGATAAACAGATAATTTTAAAAATATTAAGTAGTTGTGAATATGGAGTTTTAAGTTTAATTAGTGAAAATAAACCATATAGTGTAGCTTTAAACTTTGTATATTTTCAAGATAAATTATATTTTCATGGAGCAAAAGAAGGAAGAAAAGTTGAAGCTATAAGAGATAATAATAAAGCTTCATTTTTAGTCGTAAAACCCTATAGTTTAATTCCTTCTTATTTTAGTAATACAATAGCTGCTTGCCCTGCAACTCAGTTTTTTTCTTCAGTTTTTTTTGAAGGAGAAATAAAACAAATAGAAAATAAAAATAAAAAAGCAGAAGTTTTAAATGCATTAATGGAAAAATTGCAAAGTGAAGGTGGTTATGAGCCAATTGCATATGAAAAAGCTATGTATAAAAAAATGATAGAAAAAACTGCTGTTTTTGAATTTACAGTGTTAAATCTTAGTTGTAAAGTTAAAGTAGGGCAAAATCTAAATAATATGCAAAAAAATAATATGTTAGAAAAGTTATCAAATAGAAATACACAAATAGATAAGCAAACTATTAAAGTTATTAAAGAGTTTAATAAAGATTAA
- a CDS encoding winged helix-turn-helix transcriptional regulator — protein MYYINDKEYKCSVAVTLDIFNDRWKLAIIWHLLENEKRFKDLHENIAEITQKTLTIKLKELEEKNIINREVFPEVPPKVVYSLTPMGKKLKPVLKEMYYWGIKYVKEHGKVTDQSPCEAEACLKNGF, from the coding sequence ATGTATTATATAAATGATAAAGAATATAAATGCTCAGTGGCAGTTACATTAGATATTTTTAATGATAGATGGAAACTTGCAATTATTTGGCATTTATTGGAAAATGAAAAAAGATTTAAAGATTTACATGAAAATATAGCAGAAATTACTCAAAAAACCCTAACTATTAAATTAAAAGAATTGGAAGAAAAAAATATAATAAATAGGGAAGTATTTCCAGAAGTTCCTCCAAAAGTAGTCTACTCTTTAACTCCTATGGGTAAAAAATTAAAGCCTGTATTAAAAGAGATGTATTATTGGGGAATTAAATATGTAAAAGAGCATGGTAAAGTTACAGATCAAAGTCCATGTGAAGCAGAAGCTTGTTTAAAAAATGGGTTTTAA
- a CDS encoding NAD(P)H-dependent oxidoreductase encodes MKKVLIINGHQKYEGIAEGNLTKIFIDEASKFFENHNFEVKHSMVESNYDIKEEVDKFAWADYILFQYPVYWMGVPWLTKKYIDEIFSAGNKTVTYLNDGRSRDDASKKYGSGGLMKSKYMLSLTYNCPESEFSNKQGFFDGLSLDEANIATHKTFQFCGAKPLKTYAIHDIFKSDLDLNLELTKFNKVLEENFLN; translated from the coding sequence ATGAAAAAAGTATTAATTATTAATGGTCATCAAAAGTATGAAGGAATAGCAGAAGGGAATCTAACTAAGATTTTTATAGATGAAGCTTCAAAGTTTTTTGAAAATCATAATTTTGAAGTAAAACATAGTATGGTTGAAAGTAATTATGATATAAAAGAAGAAGTAGATAAATTTGCTTGGGCAGATTATATCTTATTTCAATATCCTGTGTATTGGATGGGAGTACCTTGGCTTACTAAAAAATATATTGATGAGATTTTTTCTGCAGGAAATAAAACAGTTACATATCTAAATGATGGAAGAAGTAGAGATGATGCTTCTAAAAAATATGGAAGTGGTGGTCTAATGAAAAGTAAATATATGCTTTCATTAACTTATAATTGTCCTGAAAGTGAATTTTCAAATAAACAGGGATTCTTTGATGGTTTATCTTTAGATGAAGCAAATATTGCAACTCATAAAACTTTTCAATTTTGTGGAGCAAAGCCTTTGAAAACTTATGCTATACATGATATTTTTAAAAGTGATTTAGATTTAAATTTAGAATTAACAAAATTTAATAAAGTATTAGAAGAAAATTTTTTAAATTAA
- a CDS encoding HPP family protein, whose product MLKTYFSRMKSKASCEPRKPLNKILWSFLGSFLGIYLIAIFGRWFSIEDSFFLLGSFGASAVLIYGAPQAAFSQPRNLVGGHILSALVSVCIVKLFSSIFPIEVLCALSVSLAIMLMHYSCTMHPPGGATALIYVIGSNKVQALGWLYPFTPIAIGALLMLLVALFVNNLSQNDKRHYPTYWF is encoded by the coding sequence TTGTTAAAAACTTATTTTTCAAGAATGAAATCAAAAGCTTCTTGTGAACCAAGGAAGCCTTTAAATAAAATATTATGGTCTTTTTTAGGTTCTTTTTTAGGAATTTACCTAATTGCAATTTTTGGAAGATGGTTTTCTATTGAAGATAGCTTTTTTTTACTTGGCTCTTTTGGCGCCTCTGCTGTTTTAATTTATGGTGCACCTCAAGCAGCTTTTTCACAACCAAGGAATTTAGTAGGGGGACATATTCTTTCTGCTTTAGTTTCAGTTTGTATTGTTAAGTTATTTAGTTCTATTTTTCCCATTGAAGTTTTATGTGCATTAAGTGTTTCTTTAGCAATAATGCTAATGCATTATAGCTGTACAATGCACCCACCAGGGGGTGCAACTGCATTAATTTATGTAATAGGAAGTAATAAAGTTCAAGCTTTAGGTTGGTTATATCCTTTTACTCCTATTGCAATAGGAGCTTTACTTATGCTATTAGTAGCACTTTTTGTAAATAACCTATCACAAAATGACAAAAGGCATTATCCTACTTATTGGTTTTAA
- a CDS encoding AEC family transporter: protein MDNFILIAFAIIVGYILQKLKIFDEQTPTILNQFIIYISLPAIILIQVPKLTFSFDILIPTVIAWLVMLISAFLVIVISRFYNWSKEITGSLMLVAILTNSSIMGIPIVNAYLGEEAIAYVLIYDQLGTFIALAVYGTFVTAYYSSKNKISSKVIVQKVITFPPFLSLIVALCFIGVEFPPTLTYILTNFANTLIPVALVAVGLQLKLKMPKSDIAPLSIALLIKLIVAPILAYLVALIFNWDGLAVKVSILEAAMAPMITAGAIASMAGLAPRLSTAIVGYGIIISFLTTYVISRIL, encoded by the coding sequence ATGGATAATTTTATATTAATTGCTTTTGCGATAATTGTAGGATATATTCTTCAAAAACTAAAAATTTTTGATGAACAGACTCCTACTATTTTAAATCAATTTATTATTTATATTTCACTTCCTGCAATTATTCTTATTCAAGTTCCAAAATTAACTTTTTCATTTGATATTTTAATACCAACAGTTATTGCTTGGTTGGTAATGTTAATTAGTGCTTTTTTAGTTATTGTTATTTCAAGGTTTTATAATTGGTCAAAAGAGATTACAGGTTCACTTATGCTTGTTGCTATTTTAACAAATAGTTCAATTATGGGTATTCCTATAGTTAATGCTTATTTAGGAGAAGAAGCTATTGCTTATGTTCTTATATATGATCAATTGGGAACTTTTATAGCTTTAGCAGTATATGGTACTTTTGTAACTGCATATTATTCAAGTAAAAATAAGATAAGTTCAAAAGTTATAGTTCAAAAGGTTATAACCTTTCCACCTTTTTTATCACTTATTGTAGCTTTATGTTTTATAGGAGTGGAATTTCCCCCTACTTTAACTTATATTCTTACAAATTTTGCAAATACATTAATACCTGTTGCTTTAGTTGCTGTGGGGCTTCAATTAAAATTAAAAATGCCAAAATCAGATATTGCTCCATTAAGTATTGCATTACTTATAAAATTAATTGTTGCTCCAATACTTGCTTATTTAGTAGCTTTAATTTTTAATTGGGATGGCTTAGCAGTTAAAGTTTCAATTTTAGAAGCAGCAATGGCACCTATGATAACAGCAGGTGCAATTGCTTCAATGGCAGGACTTGCACCAAGATTAAGTACAGCCATAGTGGGATATGGAATTATTATCTCTTTTTTAACTACTTATGTAATTTCAAGGATACTTTAA
- a CDS encoding putative quinol monooxygenase, which translates to MKNVVIVANIKIKPEFKEEVYNELIKLYKNTHKNDKGCIYYELHKNLIDENSYTFIETWENQDFLTEHENKSHFKEFLVNIENKLESVEINKLEKLSI; encoded by the coding sequence ATGAAAAATGTAGTTATTGTTGCAAATATTAAGATAAAACCAGAGTTTAAAGAAGAAGTTTATAATGAATTAATTAAACTTTATAAAAATACACATAAAAATGATAAAGGGTGTATTTATTATGAATTACATAAGAATTTAATAGATGAAAATAGTTATACTTTTATAGAGACTTGGGAAAATCAAGATTTTTTAACAGAACATGAAAATAAATCACATTTTAAAGAGTTTTTAGTAAATATTGAAAATAAACTTGAAAGTGTTGAGATTAATAAATTGGAAAAATTATCAATATAA